A window of Marinobacter sp. F4206 genomic DNA:
TGCCCATGTGAGAGTAGGTCATCGTCAGACTCTTAATACCTAAACCCCAGCTTCCTCGAAGCTGGGGTTTTTTATTGGCCCCTAAAAAATCCCCGTCAGTGGTATACTCCGACGTATCAAACCAAACTATTTGATGGAGCCTGCGAATGCCCGCCCACGACCATCTGGTTATCTTTGACACCACGCTTCGCGACGGCGAACAAAGCCCCGGCGCAACTATGAACAAGGCCGAAAAGCTTCGGATTGCAAAAGCGCTGGAGAAGCTTCGTGTCGATGTAATTGAGGCCGGCTTTGCCATCGCCAGTCAGGGTGACTTTGAGGCGGTAAAGGGCATCGCGGAATCGATCAAGGAATCTATGGTCTGCAGTCTGGCCCGGGCGCTGGACAAGGATATTGACCGGGCGGCCGAAGCCATTCAGCCCGCCGAACGTGGGCGGATCCACACCTTCATTGCAACCTCGCCCATTCATATGAAGCACAAGCTTCAGATGCAGCCCGACGAAGTCGTTGAGCAGGCTGTGCGTGCCGTCAAGCGTGCCCGCAGTCATGTTGATGACGTCGAATTCTCCTGTGAGGATGCCGGCCGCTCAGACCTGGATTTCCTGTGCCGGATCATTGAGGCGGCAATCGATGCAGGGGCTCGCACCATCAACATTCCGGATACCGTGGGCTACGCTATTCCTGAACAGTTTGGCGACACCATCGAGAAGTTGCTGACCCGGATTCCCAACGCGGATAAGGCCATATTCTCGGTTCATTGTCACAATGACCTGGGGCTGGCTGTTGCCAACTCTCTGGCGGCGGTGACCAAGGGTGCGCGACAGGTAGAGTGCACCATCAATGGGTTGGGGGAGCGTGCGGGTAACGCGTCGCTGGAAGAGCTGGTGATGGCCGTAAGGACGCGTCAGGACCTCTTCCAGATTGATACCCGAATCGATACCCGGCACATCGTCCCGGCATCCCGTCTCGTATCGACCATAACCGGTTTCCCGGTCCAGCCCAACAAGGCAATAGTCGGCGCCAATGCGTTCGCCCACGAATCAGGCATTCACCAGGATGGTGTTCTGAAGCATCGTGAAACCTACGAAATCATGCGCGCTGAAGATGTCGGCTGGCATACCAACAGCCTGGTTCTTGGCAAGCATTCCGGTCGCAATGCGTTCCGCACCCGGTTGCTGGAACTGGGTATCCAGTTCGAGACAGAAACCGAGCTGAACGAGGCCTTTACGCGGTTTAAGGCTTTGGCCGATCTCAAGCACGAGATTTTCGACGAAGACCTTCAGGCCATTGCCAGTGATACCCGCCAGAAGGAAGAAGTTGGGCGTTATGGACTTGTTTGTATGCAGGTATGTTCTGAGACCGGTGTGGTGCCAAGGGCCAATCTGACCCTTACCCTCGACGGTAAGGAGCATAAGGTAGAGGCTGAAGGTAGTGGGCCGGTCGATGCCACGTTCAAGGCAATCGAGTCGCTGGTGGATTCCGGCTGTAATCTGCAGCTCTACTCGGTGAACAATATTACCAGTGGTACCGACGCCCAGGGTGAGGTGACGGTTCGGCTTGAGCGTGGTGGTCGCATCGTCAACGGTGTGGGCGCGGATACCGATATCATCATTGCGTCAGCCAAGGCCTATATCGAGGCGCTGAATCTCATCAGCCGTGGAGGTGTGCGGCAGCATCCCCAGGTCGCGGACGTTTAAACCTATAGGATTGGAAGCTCCAGGCAGCCAAAATGATGCAATCGGAAACCGAACGACAGTTCTATCTCGGCATGGCCGGTGTTCAGCTCTGGTACGCCCGGAACCCTTTGCCGGGAGCGGCGCCCAGCCCGGACTATGTCTTTGATGATGAGCAGGAGGCAGAGGCCGCGCCCTCAGAGGCTGCTTTACCTTCTGTTTCAGGTCGTCAGGCACCCGGTGCATCGTCTCCGGGCGATGCCGGTCGGGAAGTCGGTGCGACCAGAGTCGCCAACCTGCAAGCCTTGATGGCAGACGCACAGCCTTCTTCGAGTCGGCCGGATAATGCCAGCGTCCCCTTGGCCGAGACCGAAGCGGCAGTAGGGGGCAAACTGGAAGTTCCAGAGCATGGCGTTCCCACCGCCGTTTCAGGAGTCCTAAAGCTCGATCTGAATTTGCAGATATGGATTGGCCGCGGCATAGCGCTGATCGCCAGCCTCTCGGGTGAAGCGAGTCTGCGGTTGCAGGAAACCCTGGCTGAAAACATCCTCAAGAGTCTTGGTGAAACCACGGTGCGCAACGTCGGGCCCGTTCGTTGGCCCGTGTTCAACAACCTGAGGGCGCCAGGGAATTCGCTGGCTGATCTTCGCGCCGTTCTTAGCCATACCTTGTCAACGCTGCAGGGGCAGAAATTAGTGGTACTCGGGCTGGAAGGGCCGGACGGATATCAGGGCGATGATAGTTGGCTTCAACACATCTCCGGTATCCGGCCGGAGTTGATCTTTCCGGGAACACTGGCTGAGTTGGCGTCCAATCCCTCCCGGAAGCGGGCCTTGTGGCAGGAACTGAAACCGCTGGCAGGGCAATGATGCGGAATCGGGAGGCCTTTCGTGAGGTCATGCAGAGTGACCTTCAGATCCGGTCCCTTGCCCGGGAGGATCTCCCCCAGGTCCTTGAAATTGAACGGCAGAGTTATTCCCACCCTTGGGCCGAAACTGTTTTCCAGGATTGTTTTCGGGATAATTACCGTTTGTGGGCTGCTTACCAGGGGGACGGCCTGGTGGGGTACGCCGTGGTTGCCTATATGTTTGATGAAGCGCACCTGTTGAACCTCTGCATACATCCCGGGCGGCAGGGGCAGGGGATCGGCCGACAGTTGCTGCGTCACCTGCTGGGTGAGGCCGTACGCGAGCAGATCTGGCAAACCATCCTTGAGGTTCGCCTGAGTAATGAGGCCGCCCATCAGCTTTATGTGGCCGAGGGATTTGACGAAATAGGCAGGAGACCTGGCTATTACCCCGCCCCTGACGGGCGGGAGGATGCCCGCGTGATGGCTTTGCGCTTCAGCTCTTAGATCCCGGGGTGGAACGGTTCGCGTAGGAGTCGCTTAGCCCCTATAATAGCCGCTTTCTCGGAACATCTTATTCAGGTTGCCTCTCTACTATGTCAAACCTTTCCCAGGAAGTGGCCAAGCGCCGCACCTTCGCGATTATCTCGCACCCGGACGCCGGTAAGACCACCATCACTGAAAAGGTCCTGCTGTTCGGGCAGGCGATTCAGAAAGCCGGTACCGTGAAAGGGAAAAAATCCGGCCAGCACGCCAAGTCTGACTGGATGGAAATGGAAAAGGAGCGGGGGATTTCCGTAACGACCTCCGTGATGCAGTTTCCCTATGGCGGCAAGCTGGTGAACCTGCTGGATACCCCGGGGCACGAGGACTTCTCGGAAGATACTTACCGGACCCTGACGGCCGTTGACTCTTGCTTGATGGTCATTGATAGCGCCAAGGGTGTTGAGGAGCGAACCATCAAACTGATGGAGGTGACTCGCCTTCGTGATACCCCGATTCTGACATTCATGAACAAGCTGGACCGGGACACCCGCGATCCCGTTGAGCTGATGGATGAGGTCGAGGACGTTCTCAAGATCGCCTGCGCCCCGATTACCTGGCCGATTGGGATGGGTAAGAGTTTCAAGGGGGTGTATCACCTGCTCCGCGACGAGGTGATTCTGTACCAGTCGGGTCAGGGGCATACCATTCAGGATGCGCGAATCATCTCAGGTCTGGATAACCCGGAGCTT
This region includes:
- the rimI gene encoding ribosomal protein S18-alanine N-acetyltransferase, which translates into the protein MAGTETAGRAMMRNREAFREVMQSDLQIRSLAREDLPQVLEIERQSYSHPWAETVFQDCFRDNYRLWAAYQGDGLVGYAVVAYMFDEAHLLNLCIHPGRQGQGIGRQLLRHLLGEAVREQIWQTILEVRLSNEAAHQLYVAEGFDEIGRRPGYYPAPDGREDARVMALRFSS
- a CDS encoding 2-isopropylmalate synthase, with product MPAHDHLVIFDTTLRDGEQSPGATMNKAEKLRIAKALEKLRVDVIEAGFAIASQGDFEAVKGIAESIKESMVCSLARALDKDIDRAAEAIQPAERGRIHTFIATSPIHMKHKLQMQPDEVVEQAVRAVKRARSHVDDVEFSCEDAGRSDLDFLCRIIEAAIDAGARTINIPDTVGYAIPEQFGDTIEKLLTRIPNADKAIFSVHCHNDLGLAVANSLAAVTKGARQVECTINGLGERAGNASLEELVMAVRTRQDLFQIDTRIDTRHIVPASRLVSTITGFPVQPNKAIVGANAFAHESGIHQDGVLKHRETYEIMRAEDVGWHTNSLVLGKHSGRNAFRTRLLELGIQFETETELNEAFTRFKALADLKHEIFDEDLQAIASDTRQKEEVGRYGLVCMQVCSETGVVPRANLTLTLDGKEHKVEAEGSGPVDATFKAIESLVDSGCNLQLYSVNNITSGTDAQGEVTVRLERGGRIVNGVGADTDIIIASAKAYIEALNLISRGGVRQHPQVADV
- a CDS encoding 2-isopropylmalate synthase yields the protein MMQSETERQFYLGMAGVQLWYARNPLPGAAPSPDYVFDDEQEAEAAPSEAALPSVSGRQAPGASSPGDAGREVGATRVANLQALMADAQPSSSRPDNASVPLAETEAAVGGKLEVPEHGVPTAVSGVLKLDLNLQIWIGRGIALIASLSGEASLRLQETLAENILKSLGETTVRNVGPVRWPVFNNLRAPGNSLADLRAVLSHTLSTLQGQKLVVLGLEGPDGYQGDDSWLQHISGIRPELIFPGTLAELASNPSRKRALWQELKPLAGQ